In the Flagellimonas sp. HMM57 genome, one interval contains:
- the pheS gene encoding phenylalanine--tRNA ligase subunit alpha, which yields MIETIKEHLSEVEQFTSTSKDEIEAFRIKYLGKKGLLNTFFAEFKNVPNEQKKEFGQVINQLKGTATEKVNSLKTALENSSEINGKFGDLTRPGEPIEIGARHPISIVKNQIIDIFSRIGFNVSEGPEIEDDWHNFTALNLPEYHPARDMQDTFFIQTDPDILLRTHTSSVQVRYMENNKPPIRTISPGRVYRNEAISARSHCFFHQVEGLYVDKDVSFADLKQTLQYFTSEMFGKSKIRLRPSYFPFTEPSAEVDVYWGLETETDYKMTKGTGWLEIMGCGMVDPNVLQNCDIDPEVYSGFAFGMGIDRIALLLHQISDIRLLSENDIRFLEQFKSSL from the coding sequence ATGATTGAGACAATAAAAGAACACTTGAGCGAAGTGGAGCAATTCACTTCGACCTCAAAAGATGAAATAGAAGCTTTCCGAATTAAATATTTAGGGAAGAAAGGACTTTTGAATACATTCTTTGCTGAATTTAAAAACGTTCCAAACGAACAAAAAAAAGAATTCGGTCAAGTTATCAATCAACTCAAAGGGACAGCTACAGAAAAGGTAAATTCCCTAAAAACAGCACTCGAAAACAGTTCCGAAATAAATGGCAAGTTCGGGGACTTGACAAGACCTGGGGAACCTATCGAAATTGGTGCAAGACACCCAATATCAATAGTAAAAAATCAAATTATCGATATTTTTTCACGGATAGGTTTTAATGTCTCCGAAGGTCCTGAAATTGAGGATGACTGGCATAATTTCACTGCATTGAACTTACCGGAATATCATCCTGCCCGGGATATGCAGGATACGTTTTTCATTCAGACCGATCCAGATATTTTATTGCGCACCCATACCTCATCCGTTCAGGTTAGGTACATGGAAAACAACAAGCCGCCTATTCGAACAATTTCTCCTGGGAGGGTCTATCGTAACGAGGCAATTTCGGCACGTTCGCATTGCTTTTTTCATCAAGTTGAAGGCTTGTACGTCGATAAGGATGTTTCGTTCGCAGATTTAAAACAAACACTCCAATATTTTACTTCGGAGATGTTCGGAAAGTCAAAAATTCGCTTGCGTCCTTCCTATTTTCCTTTTACAGAACCCAGCGCAGAAGTTGATGTCTATTGGGGTCTTGAAACAGAAACGGACTATAAAATGACCAAGGGCACCGGATGGTTGGAAATTATGGGTTGTGGAATGGTCGACCCAAATGTATTACAGAATTGTGATATTGACCCAGAAGTCTATTCTGGTTTCGCATTTGGTATGGGTATTGACCGTATTGCATTGTTGCTCCATCAAATTTCTGACATCCGCTTGTTGAGTGAGAACGATATTAGGTTCTTAGAGCAGTTCAAGAGTTCTTTATAA